AACGGATAATCTGGCGGCGCTCTCGTTTAGAGGGACGGCCTTGGACGGCGGGCCCCTGGTATTCCCGTGCCTCTCTTAATTGCATGGCCAGGGTTTCCCGCTTTGTCTTGCTGGCATCGCTTTCCTGGTAAAGCAGGGAGGCTTCGGTTGCGGGGCGGCGCTGCCTGGACAGTTTATCAACGGTGATTTCATGTTCGAAGTGGCCGCGGCGAATGATTAAACTATCGCCCACGGCAACCCTTTGACTTGCTTTAACCCGGCGGCCATTAAGGTGAACCTTGCCGCCGTTGATTGCTTCCACCGCAAGGCTGCGGGTTTTGAAAAAGCGGGCGGCCCAGAGCCATTTATCGAGACGAATTTTTTCGGCTTCAGAGGTCATAATTGTCCATCGACTTGCTTTTGGGTTGCCGCCAGCATGGTATCGATTTGCGCCTCCGCCTGGCGCCAGTTTTCCTCCGGGCTGCTATTTTGAGGCCCCCG
This sequence is a window from Nitrosococcus oceani ATCC 19707. Protein-coding genes within it:
- a CDS encoding RNA-binding S4 domain-containing protein, with translation MTSEAEKIRLDKWLWAARFFKTRSLAVEAINGGKVHLNGRRVKASQRVAVGDSLIIRRGHFEHEITVDKLSRQRRPATEASLLYQESDASKTKRETLAMQLREAREYQGPAVQGRPSKRERRQIIRFTRKNQ